The following nucleotide sequence is from Methanobrevibacter gottschalkii DSM 11977.
AATCAATAAAAAGAATCACATACACTACTTTTGTCGAAACAAAAGAAGAATTAATAAAATTATTTAAAAAAGAATATTATAAGATAATAAATAATGAATCATTCTTTAATAAATGGGTATCGAAATACATTCTTAAAAGTTAGGTTTTTAACTATAAAATATTTAATGATTCAGTATACATTTTCAAATCATTATAATAGACTTAAATTAAGCAAAACTTCAAGATTTTCCTCATCTTTTTTTAATATATCATTAAGACAATTGAAAGCCAAATCATATTCTTCTAAATATAAATAGCATGAACTAATCTCGTTTAATATTATAATATTATGAGGATCAACATCCAATACTTTTTTAAAACAATCCATTGCTTGTTCATAATTTTCTAACTCCATGCATGCCAATCCTTTTCTATAATAACAATGTACATCATCAGGATTATTTTTAAGAATTTCACTGAAACATCAAACGATTTCTCCTTTTCAAAAATATAAGCATAATAAAGCCCTTTAAATGACAAAGCCTCAGCATTATTCTTATCCAAAAACAATATTTTATCAACACATCTAATTGCTTTTTTATTTAAATAATTAGAGCCATATGTAATTGATTTATCAATATAATAATTAACTATTCTATCCTTAAACATGAAAAATCCCCTATCCATTAAATTAATCCTATTTATTAAATATTTCATTGAAAATATTCTATAATCTTCATTAATTATAAAAAATATATGATTCAAATCAATGCCTTTAAAATAGTTAATAATAAAAATATCTGCAACATATCTATTTTTGATAATTAAAACAACATTAACATTGTTTAATTAATTTTTTGACATCAGTTTTCATATTTTCAATCATTTTTTTTGGGAAATTTGGGTATTTTTCCAAATATTCATCATATACCTTTAATGCATCCTCATATTTCCCCATTACCTCCAATGACTCGCCATAATAACTATAATACGATTCAATTACACCCCAACCATCAAAATATGTTTTAGAAATCTCATCAAAACCCTGTAAAGAATGTTCAAAATCACCAACATAAGCTAATAAATTATATTTTATTGATTTTGAAACAATACAATCGGCATTAATATTTAAAGCCAATTCAATATATTTTAATGCATCATCATACATTTCTTGATTTCTATAAACAATAGCCATTTGTAATAATGCATTATCTTCATTAGGATTTTTTTCAATTATTTTATTTAAAATATTTAATGATTCATCATACATTTCCAAAACATCATAATAAAGACTTAAACTAAGTAATAGTTCAGGATTTTCCATATCCTCTTTTAATACATCATTAATGGAATTAAAAGCTAAATCATATTCTTCCAAATACAAATAACATGAACTAATGTACCTTAAAACTATTGGATGATGAGGATCAACATCCAATACTTTTTTAAAACAATTGATTGCTTGTTCATACTTTTCTAACTCCATGCATGCCAAGCCTTTTCTATAATAACAATGTACATCATCAGGATTATTTTTAAGGATTTCACTGAAACATTCAAACGATTTCTCCTTTTCAAAAAGAAAAGCATAATAAAGCCCTTTAAATGACAAAGCCCTAGCATTATTCTTATCCAAAAACAATATTTTATCAACACAATCAATTGCTTTTTTATTTAAATGATTATGACCATATTCCATCGATTTATCAATATAATAATTAACTATCCTATCCTTAAACATGAAAATCCACCTATCCCTTATCTTTTTCTAGTTCATATAAAAATAAATTTATTAATAAGTTTACAGTTTCAATTGATTCAAAATACAAAGACAAAGCAAATAATTCTTTAATATTAGATTTTACAAACTTTAATACTTCACCTTTACTTTTCGCATCTTTATAATTTTTATATAACTTTTTTAAATATTTACCCACTTCTTCAGCTGAACCCATATCATCTGCTCATTGGAACTACGAGTATTTAGTGAGAATAGTATTTAATGAATGGTATTTCCTACTTGATAACCATTTGCATTTAATTTTATTCTTGTAGTTATTTCTGTCACAATATTCTTTCTTCTTAAATAAATTACACTAATCCTTAACATTATATGGTTGTCACATTATAAGAAACTTTATAACCTATTTAATCTTTCAGTTTTATCTTTTTTTAAATCTGAATCATTTTCAAAAATTTTAAAAACTTCATCGTATGCTAAAATTAATTCATCTACTTTATTTAGATTTTCAAGTGCGTCAAATTTTAAATTCCATGTCAATTCACAATCATTTTCAATTTTTAAAATTTCATTGGACAAACATAAAACATCATCCCATTTTCTTAAATCACTTAAAATTAGCAATTTCAACTTTAAAAAATCAATACCCTCTGAACATGAATTTAATCCTTTATTAATGACAACTAATGCATCATCAAACCTTTTTTTTATGGCGTAAAATTTCAGCATAAAGATTCAATGATAAACAATAGTTAGGATCTATTTTTAAAGCAGATTCACAATATTTTAATGATTCATCAAATTTATTTTGATTATAAAGAGACAGGGATAAATTATACAAACACAATACATTATTTTTATCTAATTCTAAACATTTATTAGAATAAAAAATTGCTCCATCATATTTTTCCATTGCATTAAGAATAACACTTTTTGTAAGATAAAGATAAGAATCTTTTGGATTAATTTTTAAAGCAATATCAATAGCAGACAACGCTTCATCGTATTTGCCCATTTCATAAAAAA
It contains:
- a CDS encoding tetratricopeptide repeat protein → MELENYEQAMDCFKKVLDVDPHNIIILNEISSCYLYLEEYDLAFNCLNDILKKDEENLEVLLNLSLL
- a CDS encoding tetratricopeptide repeat protein, translating into MFKDRIVNYYIDKSMEYGHNHLNKKAIDCVDKILFLDKNNARALSFKGLYYAFLFEKEKSFECFSEILKNNPDDVHCYYRKGLACMELEKYEQAINCFKKVLDVDPHHPIVLRYISSCYLYLEEYDLAFNSINDVLKEDMENPELLLSLSLYYDVLEMYDESLNILNKIIEKNPNEDNALLQMAIVYRNQEMYDDALKYIELALNINADCIVSKSIKYNLLAYVGDFEHSLQGFDEISKTYFDGWGVIESYYSYYGESLEVMGKYEDALKVYDEYLEKYPNFPKKMIENMKTDVKKLIKQC